One Echinicola strongylocentroti DNA window includes the following coding sequences:
- a CDS encoding Tex family protein — MNIKHYLKIAEELSIRQKQVSDTIELLDGGATVPFISRYRKEVTGSLDEVQVAAIRDRVQQLRDLDKRREAILKSIKEQEKLTPELEGKINEAETMAALEDLYLPYKPKRRTKATIAREKGLEPLATKIYEQASMDVEEAAAFIDEEKEVTSVEDVLQGARDIIAEWINENAELRKKMRDLFIEEGKFVSKVIPGKEEEAIKYKDYFEWSEPIKTAPSHRVLAMRRGEKELFLMLDSCPEELDALALMDKMTVTAQNTSSEQVKLAIKDCYKRLMKPSMETEVRLYTKKKADEDAIKVFAENLRQLLLGAPLGEKSVMAIDPGFRTGCKMACLGPQGQVLHYDAIYPNEPQRKTAESAALVKHLVDQHQVEAIAIGNGTAGRETEQFFKSIGLPSNVLIVMVNESGASIYSASEVAREEFPDLDLTIRGAVSIGRRLMDPLAELVKIDPKSIGVGQYQHDVDQSALKNSLDDTVMSCVNGVGVEVNTASKQLLTYVSGLGPALAQNIVNFRNENGPFKSREDIRNVPRLGDKAYEQAAGFLRIQNAPDPLDRSAVHPERYELVHKMATDLGSNVSELIKSEELRSKVVLKNYVTETVGLPTLQDIMEELAKPGRDPRETFEVFSFQEGVNEMRDLKVGMKLPGIITNITNFGAFVDVGVHQDGLVHLSHLADRYISDPNEVVTVNQKVEVTVMEVDLNRKRIGLSMKSDPFAERGKGKSGGAKRERKKEKEPEGDLAAKLAMLKGKFGK, encoded by the coding sequence ATGAATATCAAGCATTATCTAAAAATAGCCGAAGAGCTAAGTATCAGACAGAAACAAGTGTCTGACACCATTGAATTGTTGGATGGGGGAGCGACAGTGCCCTTTATTTCCAGGTACCGAAAGGAAGTGACCGGGTCATTGGATGAGGTGCAGGTGGCTGCTATCCGGGACAGGGTACAGCAACTTCGGGATTTGGATAAGAGGAGAGAGGCCATATTGAAATCCATCAAGGAGCAAGAAAAACTGACTCCAGAACTGGAAGGGAAAATCAACGAGGCAGAAACCATGGCGGCTTTGGAGGACCTTTACCTTCCGTACAAGCCCAAAAGACGGACCAAGGCCACCATTGCCCGCGAAAAGGGTTTGGAGCCTCTGGCGACCAAGATTTACGAACAAGCGTCCATGGACGTGGAAGAAGCGGCGGCTTTTATTGATGAGGAAAAGGAAGTGACCTCCGTGGAGGATGTCCTCCAAGGTGCCAGGGACATCATCGCCGAGTGGATCAATGAAAACGCTGAACTACGTAAAAAAATGCGTGACCTCTTCATCGAAGAAGGGAAGTTTGTCTCCAAGGTAATCCCCGGCAAGGAAGAAGAGGCGATCAAGTATAAAGATTATTTTGAATGGTCAGAGCCCATCAAGACAGCACCGTCCCACCGCGTGCTGGCGATGAGGCGAGGGGAGAAGGAACTGTTTTTGATGCTGGATTCTTGTCCCGAAGAGCTGGATGCGCTGGCGCTGATGGATAAAATGACCGTTACGGCACAGAACACCAGTTCGGAGCAAGTGAAGCTGGCGATAAAAGACTGCTATAAGCGCTTGATGAAGCCTTCCATGGAAACCGAGGTAAGGCTCTATACGAAGAAGAAAGCTGATGAAGATGCCATTAAAGTTTTTGCCGAAAACCTAAGGCAATTGCTCTTGGGAGCTCCTTTGGGAGAGAAATCAGTGATGGCCATCGACCCAGGTTTTAGGACGGGATGTAAAATGGCCTGTCTGGGACCACAGGGGCAGGTGCTGCATTATGATGCCATCTATCCTAATGAGCCACAGCGTAAAACCGCCGAATCGGCAGCCTTGGTAAAGCACTTGGTAGACCAGCATCAGGTCGAGGCCATTGCCATCGGAAACGGTACGGCCGGTCGGGAAACCGAGCAGTTTTTTAAGTCCATTGGTTTGCCCAGTAATGTATTGATAGTGATGGTAAATGAAAGTGGCGCATCGATTTATTCTGCCTCGGAAGTGGCCCGGGAGGAATTTCCTGATTTGGACTTGACGATCAGGGGTGCAGTGTCCATTGGCCGAAGGCTGATGGATCCTTTGGCGGAGCTGGTGAAGATCGATCCCAAATCCATCGGAGTGGGCCAGTACCAGCACGATGTGGACCAGTCTGCCCTCAAAAATTCCCTGGATGATACCGTCATGAGCTGTGTGAATGGCGTGGGTGTGGAAGTCAATACCGCTTCCAAGCAGCTGTTGACCTACGTGTCTGGATTGGGGCCGGCCTTGGCACAAAATATCGTGAATTTCAGAAATGAAAATGGCCCTTTCAAAAGCCGAGAAGATATCCGAAATGTACCGAGACTCGGCGACAAGGCCTACGAGCAGGCGGCAGGTTTCCTTCGTATCCAAAATGCCCCCGATCCGCTAGACAGAAGTGCCGTGCACCCAGAGCGCTATGAACTGGTGCATAAAATGGCCACCGATCTGGGGTCCAATGTGTCCGAGCTGATCAAGAGTGAAGAGCTGCGGTCTAAGGTGGTGCTGAAGAATTACGTGACGGAGACGGTAGGCTTGCCCACTTTGCAGGATATCATGGAAGAACTGGCCAAGCCGGGAAGGGATCCACGTGAGACCTTTGAAGTGTTCAGCTTCCAAGAGGGCGTGAACGAGATGAGGGACCTCAAGGTAGGCATGAAGCTTCCGGGCATCATCACCAATATCACCAACTTTGGAGCATTTGTGGATGTGGGTGTTCACCAAGATGGATTGGTGCACTTGAGCCACTTGGCCGACCGCTATATTTCTGATCCCAACGAAGTGGTCACCGTCAACCAAAAAGTAGAAGTCACCGTGATGGAGGTAGACCTTAACCGCAAGCGTATCGGCCTGAGCATGAAGTCCGACCCATTTGCCGAGCGGGGCAAAGGAAAATCTGGCGGAGCCAAGCGCGAAAGGAAAAAAGAAAAAGAACCCGAAGGAGACTTGGCCGCCAAGCTGGCCATGCTGAAAGGCAAGTTTGGGAAGTGA
- a CDS encoding TlpA family protein disulfide reductase, which produces MNWKKEVKSWGAILAVFVFVYAMGWYAPIVGKIQSIILSTGLIKPDIEQQNEVGKNFDYSAKFTDLDGHLVDLQNYRNKTVFINLWATWCPPCRAEMPHIASLYEKLKDEKDIAFLMVSLDKDAEKPKEYIKGQGFAFPVAHASYGLNASLKHSSIPTTLVIGPDGKILFRQEGMSNFDTEEFREFLKGQQVADL; this is translated from the coding sequence ATGAATTGGAAAAAAGAAGTAAAAAGCTGGGGAGCTATCCTGGCTGTTTTTGTTTTTGTGTATGCCATGGGCTGGTATGCTCCTATAGTCGGCAAAATACAATCCATCATCCTTTCCACTGGATTGATCAAACCTGACATCGAGCAACAGAACGAAGTCGGAAAGAATTTTGACTACAGTGCCAAATTCACTGACCTTGATGGCCATCTTGTGGACTTGCAAAACTACCGCAACAAAACCGTTTTTATCAATCTCTGGGCCACTTGGTGCCCTCCCTGTAGAGCCGAAATGCCGCATATTGCATCCCTGTATGAAAAACTCAAAGACGAAAAGGACATCGCCTTTCTGATGGTCAGCTTGGATAAAGATGCTGAAAAGCCAAAGGAGTACATAAAAGGCCAAGGCTTCGCTTTCCCAGTGGCACACGCCAGCTATGGACTCAATGCCTCACTGAAGCATTCCTCTATTCCTACCACCTTGGTCATCGGCCCTGACGGTAAAATCCTCTTTAGACAAGAAGGAATGAGCAACTTTGATACAGAAGAATTCAGGGAGTTTCTAAAAGGACAACAGGTCGCTGACCTTTGA
- a CDS encoding serine hydrolase yields MHKGIFIGILILLVAVSCHSSPSEEGSVGELREAINTRLDKVEGDFAVAFRSMGAEPVTLLINEKETFHAASTMKTPVMIALYKQVAAGNIALDDSVKIVNEFKSIVDGSPYSMDLSVDSQEGLYGKIGQYSTYRELNFQMIMMSSNLATNILIDKLDAKKVTEAMRSLGAKDIEVLRGVEDLKAYEQGLSNTTTAYDLMLIMEAIAGGKAVSEEASLAMFEVLKAQHFNEIIPGQLPKNVTVAHKTGSITGVRHDSGIVELPDGRRYVLVLLSKNLKVPSEGIEAMADVSRMLYEYIKGKER; encoded by the coding sequence ATGCACAAAGGTATTTTTATAGGGATTTTGATCCTGTTGGTAGCAGTGTCTTGCCATTCTAGTCCTTCCGAAGAGGGGTCCGTTGGTGAACTTCGCGAGGCCATAAATACACGCCTAGATAAGGTAGAAGGGGATTTTGCTGTGGCTTTTAGGTCGATGGGAGCAGAACCAGTGACACTTCTGATCAACGAAAAGGAGACGTTTCACGCCGCAAGTACGATGAAGACTCCAGTAATGATAGCGCTCTACAAGCAAGTGGCCGCAGGGAATATTGCCTTGGACGATTCTGTGAAAATCGTCAATGAATTTAAGAGCATTGTGGATGGTAGCCCATACAGTATGGATCTTTCTGTAGATAGCCAAGAGGGGCTCTATGGCAAAATAGGCCAATACAGTACCTATCGCGAGCTCAATTTCCAGATGATAATGATGAGCAGTAATCTCGCTACCAATATCCTGATCGATAAGCTGGATGCCAAAAAGGTCACAGAGGCCATGCGGTCATTGGGCGCCAAGGACATAGAGGTATTAAGGGGAGTGGAAGATTTAAAAGCATACGAACAGGGACTAAGCAATACCACGACAGCCTATGACCTAATGCTGATCATGGAAGCCATTGCTGGCGGAAAGGCCGTGAGTGAAGAGGCTTCACTAGCGATGTTTGAGGTGCTGAAAGCCCAGCACTTTAATGAGATCATTCCCGGGCAGCTTCCAAAGAATGTCACAGTGGCGCATAAAACAGGTTCTATTACGGGAGTTCGGCATGATTCTGGGATAGTAGAATTACCCGATGGAAGGAGGTATGTTTTGGTTTTGTTGTCAAAAAATCTAAAAGTACCTAGTGAGGGAATTGAAGCAATGGCTGATGTCTCCCGAATGCTATATGAGTACATAAAAGGAAAAGAGAGGTGA
- a CDS encoding alpha-L-rhamnosidase has product MKILPKAALTLFLLLLTFSLAFSQKSLKTEYLVDPLGLDTSHPRLTWQMDDASQGAAQSAYRVRVATDQEGLVVGRAMVWDSGKIMNDRQLVTYAGEELTPFTTYFWTVEVWDKAGNSLGTSAMATFEMGMMDEANWQGAWIGDGQGEEVKPAPYFRKEFTSTKSIKKARAYIAVGGLFELHVNGKRIGNHQLDPAYTRFDRRVLYVTHDVTEVLRNGKNAIGVLLGNGWYNHQSTAVWDFHNAPWRNRPTFCMDLKITYEDGTEETIRTEKGWKTALSPVIFNSIYTAEHYDARMEQPGWDKPGFDDREWKDVIYRSAPAKEISAQVMPPIRYNKTIPAKTVEKINDSTYVFDLGRNISGVSKITLKGEEGTRLRLKHGERLYENGRVDMSNIDVHYRPTDDSDPFQTDIYILKGAGEESFNARFNYKGFQYVEVTADRPIDLTKESLTGYFMHSDVEAVGKVSSANETLDGIWWATNNAYLSNLFGYPTDCPQREKNGWTGDAHIAIETGLYSFDGIKVYEKWLDDHRDEQQPNGVLPSIIPTSGWGYEWGNGPDWTSTICLIPWNVYLFYGDTRILKENYDAMKRYVDHITEISPDGLTSWGLGDWVPVKSKSPVEYTSSAYYLTDARILAKTARLLGYEKEAEKYALLSQKIRKAINDNYLNRETALYGKGVQTELSVALQWDIVPDELRDQVAANLAKRVEKDGFHLDVGLLGTKAILNALSENGYPDIAYKVAAQETYPSWGWWIVNGATTLYENWKIDSKNDISMNHIMFGEVGAWMYKALGGIKPDPANPGFKNVLLAPHFVGDLEHFEASHQGPYGEIVSSWKRTEKGALNYMVSIPANSTATLILPANTEITGKDVPARQDVPLDGKVAYRVDAGEYNWKITQDKVNKQ; this is encoded by the coding sequence ATGAAGATATTGCCGAAAGCTGCCCTGACCCTTTTTTTGTTGCTACTGACCTTTAGCCTTGCATTTTCACAAAAGTCACTTAAAACCGAATACTTGGTAGATCCGCTGGGATTGGATACTTCGCATCCGCGATTGACTTGGCAGATGGACGATGCCAGTCAGGGGGCAGCCCAAAGTGCCTACCGTGTGCGGGTGGCCACTGATCAGGAAGGGTTGGTAGTGGGAAGAGCAATGGTGTGGGATAGTGGCAAGATAATGAATGATAGGCAGCTGGTGACTTATGCTGGAGAAGAATTAACGCCGTTTACCACGTATTTTTGGACGGTGGAAGTATGGGACAAGGCGGGGAATTCGCTGGGAACTTCTGCAATGGCCACTTTCGAAATGGGAATGATGGATGAGGCCAATTGGCAGGGGGCTTGGATCGGAGATGGTCAAGGCGAAGAAGTAAAGCCAGCGCCGTACTTTCGAAAAGAATTTACCAGCACCAAGTCTATCAAAAAAGCCAGGGCCTATATTGCTGTAGGAGGGCTGTTTGAATTGCATGTAAATGGAAAAAGAATAGGAAATCATCAGTTGGACCCCGCTTATACGAGGTTTGACCGTAGAGTGCTTTATGTGACGCATGATGTCACAGAAGTACTCCGTAATGGAAAGAATGCCATAGGGGTGCTGCTGGGAAATGGCTGGTACAATCACCAATCTACCGCCGTTTGGGATTTTCACAACGCACCTTGGCGAAACCGTCCCACTTTCTGTATGGACTTGAAAATCACCTATGAAGATGGAACGGAAGAAACCATTCGTACGGAAAAGGGCTGGAAGACTGCACTGAGCCCGGTGATCTTCAATAGCATTTATACCGCCGAGCACTATGATGCCCGAATGGAACAGCCGGGCTGGGACAAGCCGGGTTTTGATGACCGAGAGTGGAAAGACGTCATCTATCGGTCGGCGCCAGCGAAGGAAATTTCTGCACAGGTCATGCCGCCCATTCGCTACAATAAGACCATTCCTGCCAAGACGGTGGAGAAAATCAATGATTCGACTTATGTGTTTGACTTGGGCAGAAACATTTCAGGAGTCAGTAAGATCACCCTAAAAGGAGAAGAAGGAACTAGGCTGAGATTAAAGCATGGGGAACGGCTTTATGAAAATGGACGAGTGGATATGTCCAATATCGATGTACATTATCGTCCTACCGATGACAGTGACCCCTTCCAGACGGATATTTATATCCTAAAAGGAGCAGGGGAAGAATCCTTTAACGCTCGGTTCAATTATAAGGGTTTCCAATATGTGGAAGTCACCGCTGATCGTCCCATCGACCTTACCAAGGAGAGCTTGACAGGTTATTTTATGCACAGCGATGTGGAGGCAGTAGGCAAGGTCAGTTCAGCCAACGAAACACTGGATGGCATCTGGTGGGCAACCAACAATGCCTACCTGTCCAATCTTTTTGGCTATCCTACAGACTGTCCACAGCGAGAAAAGAACGGCTGGACAGGAGATGCGCACATAGCCATAGAAACGGGCCTGTATTCCTTTGATGGGATCAAGGTCTATGAAAAATGGCTGGATGATCACCGAGACGAGCAGCAGCCAAATGGAGTACTTCCATCCATTATCCCGACTTCCGGATGGGGCTATGAATGGGGAAATGGTCCTGACTGGACGAGTACGATTTGTTTGATTCCTTGGAATGTCTACCTGTTTTATGGAGATACGCGTATCCTAAAAGAGAATTATGATGCCATGAAAAGGTATGTGGACCACATCACCGAGATCAGTCCCGATGGATTGACCTCTTGGGGGCTCGGGGATTGGGTGCCAGTAAAGTCCAAGTCACCAGTGGAATACACCTCTTCCGCCTATTACCTTACCGATGCGAGGATTTTGGCCAAAACAGCCAGATTGCTCGGTTACGAGAAAGAAGCTGAAAAGTATGCGCTATTGTCCCAAAAAATCCGAAAGGCCATCAATGATAACTACCTGAACCGGGAAACGGCACTATATGGAAAGGGAGTCCAAACAGAACTGAGTGTGGCCTTACAATGGGACATTGTGCCCGATGAGCTAAGGGATCAGGTAGCCGCAAACCTTGCCAAAAGGGTAGAAAAAGACGGCTTTCATCTGGATGTGGGACTGTTAGGCACCAAGGCCATTCTCAATGCACTGAGCGAAAATGGTTATCCTGATATCGCTTATAAGGTAGCGGCGCAGGAAACGTACCCTTCATGGGGATGGTGGATCGTCAATGGTGCGACTACGTTGTACGAAAACTGGAAAATCGATTCAAAGAATGATATTTCCATGAACCATATTATGTTTGGTGAAGTGGGCGCATGGATGTACAAAGCACTTGGGGGGATCAAGCCTGACCCTGCCAATCCAGGCTTTAAGAATGTACTTTTAGCACCCCATTTTGTGGGAGATCTGGAACATTTCGAAGCAAGTCATCAAGGCCCTTATGGGGAGATTGTGTCCTCATGGAAGCGAACGGAGAAAGGAGCGCTGAACTACATGGTGTCAATCCCCGCCAACTCCACAGCGACGTTGATCTTACCTGCAAATACTGAAATTACCGGAAAAGATGTGCCAGCACGCCAAGATGTACCGCTTGACGGAAAGGTGGCATATCGGGTAGATGCAGGAGAATATAATTGGAAAATCACTCAAGATAAGGTGAATAAACAATAA
- a CDS encoding ROK family protein — protein MNKKETSYALGVDVGGSHITVGVVDLVSRTIDKGRLERHPVDSKGSITEVLDAWAGAIAPLCGKEALSTIQIGIAMPGPFDYDAGISFIDSTQDKYESLYRKNVKDLLAKKLGIANSQVRFKNDAACFLQGEVFAGIAKGYKRAIGMTLGTGAGTAYYHGTEAHDAARWGEEFSDSIAEEYFSTRWFAKKYQEATGQELSGVRELVDMKEESWVQGIFKEFGHNLGKFLGKFASEENAEIIVLGGSIAHSSALFLPETAKVLSQFLQNVPIKKSILGEESALIGAASCWYEE, from the coding sequence ATGAATAAGAAGGAAACATCATATGCTTTAGGGGTAGACGTAGGAGGTTCGCACATTACCGTTGGGGTGGTGGACTTGGTGAGCCGTACTATTGACAAGGGGCGACTGGAGCGTCATCCGGTGGACTCCAAAGGCAGCATAACCGAGGTCTTGGACGCTTGGGCAGGAGCTATAGCGCCACTTTGTGGGAAAGAGGCTTTGTCTACTATCCAAATAGGGATAGCGATGCCCGGGCCGTTTGACTATGACGCGGGCATTAGTTTTATAGACAGTACACAGGACAAATACGAATCGCTGTACCGCAAAAATGTAAAGGACTTACTGGCCAAAAAACTGGGAATAGCCAATTCCCAAGTGCGATTTAAGAATGATGCCGCCTGTTTTTTGCAAGGTGAGGTTTTTGCCGGCATCGCAAAAGGATACAAAAGGGCCATTGGAATGACGCTGGGTACAGGCGCCGGTACGGCTTATTACCACGGTACAGAAGCGCATGATGCTGCCCGTTGGGGAGAAGAGTTTAGCGATAGCATAGCGGAGGAGTATTTTTCGACCCGGTGGTTTGCCAAAAAGTACCAAGAAGCAACAGGCCAAGAACTTAGCGGAGTAAGGGAATTGGTAGATATGAAGGAAGAAAGTTGGGTGCAAGGGATCTTTAAGGAATTTGGCCATAACTTAGGGAAGTTCTTGGGGAAATTTGCCAGTGAGGAAAATGCAGAGATCATTGTATTGGGAGGAAGTATAGCGCACTCCTCAGCATTGTTTTTACCAGAAACAGCAAAGGTATTGTCCCAATTCCTACAAAACGTTCCTATAAAAAAAAGTATCTTGGGCGAGGAATCTGCCCTGATCGGAGCAGCAAGCTGCTGGTATGAAGAGTGA
- a CDS encoding GH92 family glycosyl hydrolase yields MNRSLSFSMLIILALQLMGCAFVPKEEAGFSRYVNPFIGTAPLTGPAHIGYTPPEGWRVWAGLTYPGSSLPNAMVQLSPITQFGSGAGYEYEDTEIIGFTHTNKGHWNLCNIPILPISPDATAPFKSTFSHEKESASPGFYEVYLEDYNVQVRLTSTLRAGVHEYTFENNQERTILFDLAKANNGVSDWEITNPTANTLQGFQRVGRDKVHFYVELSQDVETMEVIQEGSKEGYAKIALANGNDAPVLLKIGLSYVSEANAKANLKQEVADKSFEEVRWAAAKTWDKLLGHIKVKGGSEKEKTLFYTSLYRSFQWPALRSDVNGQFLDERGKTRTEDFRYYTLPSLWDTYRNKVVLLGIMQPEVTADVIQSLVEKGSHSGFIPTFFHGDHAAPFITGAYRRGVTDFEVEKAYEYLLNNAYKEGGTRPHIKEYIEKGYIADPDVENPHVETKAKAGVSKTLEFAYDDYSLAQFAKVMGDEEHYQDLIKRGQNYRNVFDPSVNFMRGRLENGDWISPFNPEYPYYEYMYREANAWQLSFYVPHDMPGLVDIYGGAEQFEKKLDTLFTKPWNPEYIARNVSGFMGQYCQGNQPDHEAPFSYYFVNKPEKSQAVIDKLLADYYGIGEHGLALSGMDDAGEMSSWYAWAAMGLYPLSPADPEYLVTVPVFDEVEWTLPTGKSVVIQNPSGGRDLKGIEVDEKKIDGYFVPHEVLEKGGTITLTTE; encoded by the coding sequence ATGAACCGTTCTTTGAGCTTTAGTATGCTGATCATATTGGCCTTGCAGCTGATGGGCTGTGCCTTTGTTCCGAAAGAGGAAGCGGGATTTTCCCGCTATGTCAATCCCTTTATTGGTACGGCACCTTTGACAGGTCCAGCGCATATTGGCTACACTCCCCCGGAGGGCTGGAGGGTCTGGGCTGGCTTGACCTACCCGGGGTCGTCCCTCCCCAATGCCATGGTGCAGCTGAGTCCCATTACCCAGTTTGGGTCAGGGGCTGGCTATGAATATGAGGATACTGAGATCATCGGATTTACACACACCAATAAGGGACACTGGAACCTCTGCAACATCCCCATTTTGCCGATCAGTCCTGATGCCACGGCACCTTTCAAATCCACTTTTAGCCATGAAAAAGAATCGGCTTCACCGGGCTTCTATGAAGTTTATCTGGAAGATTATAATGTTCAAGTCAGATTGACCAGTACATTACGGGCAGGGGTGCATGAATATACCTTTGAAAACAACCAAGAACGAACGATCTTGTTTGATTTGGCAAAAGCCAATAATGGCGTATCCGATTGGGAAATCACCAATCCTACTGCCAATACCCTGCAGGGATTTCAGCGGGTGGGCCGTGATAAGGTGCATTTTTATGTAGAACTGAGCCAAGATGTGGAAACCATGGAGGTGATCCAAGAAGGCAGTAAGGAGGGCTATGCCAAAATTGCCTTGGCCAATGGAAATGATGCCCCTGTATTGCTTAAAATCGGGCTTTCATACGTCAGTGAGGCCAATGCTAAAGCCAACCTAAAGCAAGAAGTGGCCGATAAATCTTTTGAAGAAGTGCGGTGGGCAGCAGCAAAAACCTGGGATAAACTCCTAGGCCATATCAAGGTAAAAGGTGGTAGTGAAAAGGAAAAGACATTGTTTTACACTTCCCTCTATCGTTCCTTTCAGTGGCCAGCACTTAGGAGTGATGTGAATGGCCAGTTTTTGGACGAGCGAGGAAAAACCAGAACGGAGGACTTCCGCTATTATACCCTGCCTTCTCTCTGGGACACTTACCGAAACAAAGTGGTGTTGTTGGGCATTATGCAGCCGGAGGTGACGGCAGATGTGATTCAGTCGTTGGTAGAGAAAGGTAGTCACAGTGGTTTTATTCCTACGTTTTTTCATGGGGATCATGCGGCGCCGTTCATTACTGGGGCTTATCGCAGGGGGGTTACGGATTTTGAGGTAGAAAAAGCCTATGAATACCTGTTGAACAATGCTTACAAAGAGGGAGGCACCCGTCCACATATCAAAGAGTATATTGAAAAAGGCTATATTGCTGATCCTGATGTGGAAAATCCCCATGTAGAAACCAAGGCCAAAGCAGGGGTTTCTAAAACCTTGGAATTTGCCTACGATGATTATTCATTGGCACAGTTTGCCAAGGTCATGGGAGATGAGGAGCACTACCAAGACTTGATCAAGCGTGGTCAGAATTATCGAAACGTATTCGATCCATCGGTGAATTTTATGCGTGGAAGGCTAGAAAATGGCGATTGGATCAGCCCATTCAACCCAGAATATCCTTACTACGAATACATGTACCGTGAAGCGAATGCGTGGCAACTGTCCTTTTATGTACCTCATGACATGCCCGGGCTAGTGGACATTTACGGTGGAGCTGAGCAGTTTGAAAAGAAACTGGATACCCTGTTTACCAAACCTTGGAATCCTGAGTACATCGCCCGGAATGTAAGTGGGTTTATGGGACAATACTGTCAAGGCAATCAGCCTGATCATGAAGCACCATTTTCGTACTATTTTGTCAACAAGCCTGAAAAATCCCAAGCGGTAATCGATAAGTTATTGGCCGATTATTATGGTATCGGTGAACATGGACTGGCGCTTTCCGGTATGGATGATGCAGGGGAAATGTCCTCTTGGTATGCTTGGGCTGCCATGGGGCTTTATCCGCTCAGTCCGGCTGATCCTGAATATTTGGTGACCGTTCCGGTATTTGACGAAGTGGAATGGACCCTGCCTACAGGCAAATCAGTGGTGATCCAAAATCCCTCAGGAGGAAGAGATTTAAAGGGAATAGAAGTGGATGAAAAGAAAATAGATGGTTACTTTGTTCCTCATGAAGTGTTAGAAAAAGGAGGGACGATAACATTGACCACTGAATAA
- a CDS encoding glycoside hydrolase family 125 protein: MIRRDFIKTSAAASFGLAMGPGVSMAAGLAMKETNRPPKAQRNFTSKAVENTIDEIKKNIKDKELAWLFENCFPNTLDTTVEYSEENGEPDTFVITGDIHAMWLRDSSAQVWPYVTLVNKDKKLKKLIQGVINRHNECIIIDPYANAFNNGPTGSEWESDHTDMKPELHERKWEIDSLCYAVRLANGYWKETDDTSIFDDRWERAMKLVVKTFKEQQRKEDNGPYHFQRTTPRATDTLSGDGYGNPVKPVGLICSAFRPSDDATIFPFLVPSNLFAVQSLRQLAVIYKEVKKDTSSAKECEDLAKEVEEALHKYAVAEHLDYGKIYAFEVDGYGNQLFMDDSNVPSLLSMGYLGSLEIDDPIYQNTRNFVLSEDNPYFFSGKAAKGIGGPHVGMDYIWHMSITLQAMTATDDTEIKQCLDWLKSTHGGTGFMHEGFHKDDPDNFTRSWFAWSNTLFGELIYTLYKEKPHLLV; encoded by the coding sequence ATGATCAGAAGGGATTTTATCAAAACCAGTGCTGCGGCGTCTTTTGGACTGGCCATGGGACCTGGAGTATCCATGGCTGCAGGGCTTGCCATGAAGGAAACCAACCGTCCACCAAAAGCCCAACGAAACTTTACCAGTAAGGCAGTTGAAAATACCATTGATGAAATAAAGAAGAACATCAAGGACAAGGAACTGGCATGGCTGTTTGAAAATTGCTTTCCAAATACCTTGGATACGACAGTGGAGTACTCCGAGGAAAATGGCGAGCCGGATACCTTTGTCATTACCGGGGACATCCATGCCATGTGGTTGCGAGATTCTTCCGCGCAGGTTTGGCCGTATGTGACCTTGGTGAATAAGGATAAAAAGCTCAAAAAGCTTATCCAAGGGGTGATCAATCGCCACAATGAATGCATCATCATCGATCCGTATGCCAATGCCTTTAACAATGGGCCTACTGGAAGTGAATGGGAGAGTGACCATACCGACATGAAGCCCGAGCTTCACGAGCGGAAGTGGGAGATCGATTCCCTCTGCTATGCTGTCCGCTTGGCCAATGGCTACTGGAAAGAAACAGACGACACCAGCATCTTTGATGACCGCTGGGAAAGAGCCATGAAGCTGGTCGTGAAAACGTTCAAAGAGCAGCAGCGAAAAGAAGATAACGGACCCTACCATTTCCAAAGGACTACCCCAAGGGCAACGGACACGCTTTCCGGGGATGGATATGGTAATCCCGTGAAACCAGTTGGTTTGATCTGTTCTGCATTCAGACCATCGGATGATGCGACCATTTTTCCGTTCTTGGTGCCTTCCAATTTGTTTGCTGTGCAGTCTTTGCGACAGCTGGCGGTGATTTACAAGGAGGTGAAAAAGGACACCTCTTCAGCCAAGGAATGCGAAGACCTTGCTAAAGAGGTGGAGGAAGCACTCCATAAATATGCGGTGGCAGAGCACTTGGACTATGGAAAAATCTATGCTTTTGAAGTGGACGGTTACGGTAACCAGCTTTTCATGGATGACTCCAATGTGCCGTCCTTGCTGAGCATGGGGTATTTGGGAAGTTTGGAAATTGACGATCCGATTTACCAAAACACCAGGAATTTCGTACTGAGCGAAGATAACCCTTATTTCTTCTCAGGAAAAGCTGCCAAGGGAATCGGCGGTCCTCACGTGGGCATGGACTATATCTGGCACATGAGCATCACCTTGCAGGCCATGACGGCGACGGATGACACGGAAATCAAACAGTGTTTGGACTGGCTAAAATCCACACATGGTGGCACTGGGTTTATGCATGAAGGATTCCATAAGGATGATCCCGACAACTTCACCAGAAGCTGGTTTGCTTGGTCAAACACGCTATTTGGAGAGCTGATATATACCCTGTACAAGGAAAAGCCGCATTTGCTGGTGTAA